The Fontisubflavum oceani genomic interval ATCGTTGGGCCCTGGTTGGCAAGCTGTTGCAGTTGTTCGATATCGGCATCCGACGCACGCTCCACATCGCCTGTGTCGTTAGGCTCAAGACTCGCAAGAGCGTTAGACACCTGGCTCGGGGTCGCAAGAGCGTGCGAAACAGGTCGTTCTATGTGAAAAGCGATACTTTTTATTACGTTGTCGCATTCCAATTCACTGGTGACGAGCGTGAGCGCTCCATCGCTTGTGATATGAGGGAGAATGCGAACACGTTTTAGGAAGGCAGGGTTCAACCGTAGCCGGGCCGGTAGTGATGCATCGATCTCGCTAATCGAGATTAGCGGAAGGCCGAGTTCTTTAGCTAACAAAGTGTAGAGCACTTCTTCTTTGATGAGACCGAGCTCGAGCAGCGCCCTAGAAATGCTGATGTTCGTTTCTCGGCTGGCTGTTTGTGTTCGCTTGACCTCCTCTAGAGTTAGCTTTCCGTCATCGACAAGTCTACTAAGGAACCGCTCGAGGTCGAAACCTGAAGATGCATGCATCACGACAACACTTCGTTCGTACTGAATAACTGACTATTAAAAGAATATGGCCTGCGCTAAGATAAAGAAAGAAGAAGTGGGCATAGATCCCCCATAGAGCAGTACATCGTAAAAGGTTTCTCTAATGAGGCGTTTTCAGGCAAGCTCTAGGCTTATTGTAAGGCTCTTGCAGCTATGTCGGGCCGTTTTCTTCGCTGAGCCTTTGGCAAGACCGGCATTTTTCGTAGATGAAGTCGAGGCGCCCATAGTCACACCCCGGGGTATCGCGCTTCCCACTGCTATTCTTAGCGGTTCGTTCGAGCAAGCAACGACCAAGATGGATGTTTGTGTCGACCTATTCTTGCCCGAAGAAAGTGCTCTGCAGCGGACCCTCCAACTTCCCCCGGCGGTAGAGCATCGACTTGACGAAGTCATCAAGCTTGATCTCATTCGATCAACGCCTTTTGTTCTTGGAGAAATCTATACTACGAGAAGTAAGCCAATCATCGAAAATTGCGAACTAACTGTAGAGCAATGGATTGTAAAAACCGCTACAATTGACGCGGTGGTAGATCGTCTGGGTGCGATTGGCCTCGCTGTGAAGCAAGTGAGATTGCATCATCCTCTTGCCAAAGTTCCGTTTGTCGATCTCACCGGGCGGCTGGCACCCAATCAGCGCCGTTGGCAATTAACCAATATTGCTCTGTTTGCTGGAGCACTCTTGATGCTTCTCTATGTTTGGTTGGTGCCAAGTTTGGAGACGTCCAATCGCCTCGTATCCATTCAGGCAGAAAACGCCGGTCTTCTCGCTCGAGCTGTTGATGAAATGCAAGCGCTCGAAATGCTGGAGAGTGAGGCTGGCGAGCAGCGCGCTTTGACGGCATTTCTGTTTGATCGCCGACGTCTCATGGAGGCTCTGTCTGATCTAACCGAGGCAATGCCAGACAGCGTATGGGTCAGTGATTTGACGTTTACACCTGAGCGACTGGTACTCGCTGGCAATACAAGTGGTTCTGCGGCATCAGTGGTCTTGTTGCTTTCAGAAATCACCGTCTTTGCCGATCCTCGGATTTCCGGCCCGGTGACGAGGACGGCAACTGGCGAGGAGCGCTTTGAACTGACTATTGATCTTCTCGAGCCGCCCTCATGAAGCGTATCGCCAAGAGATACATTTGGATCGCGTTCGCACTTGCCGGTTTCACATTGGCCGTCGTGCTGGTCGTTGTTCCAGCCCTGCAATGGCGTGCCGGTATCGAAGCTACCTATGAAAATGAACGCCACGAACAAGTGCGGCTTATTGGTCAGATCCGAGAGCTCGAAATAAGGAGAGCCAGGTTATCCCAAGACGAAGGTCAAATACCGCTTTGGGAGGCCGCTCGCATCGGTGAAGCTAATGCGCGCATTCAACAGGCACTAGGGAGAATTGGCGACGAATCCGGGCTTTCTTTTCAATCTGTTATCCCCAGTAATCCGGGAGACGTCCCGCTTGTGACATCTGTCGGATTTCGGGTCGAAATTGAAGGGACGTTTGATCGCATCGTCTCTTTGCTGGGCCGATTGGAATCGCACAGCCCACCGCTCTTGATCGAGCGTGCAACGTTGCGTCGCCTGAGTCGTCCAGGAGAGCGCTCGTCGCAACCGCTACTAATGGTTCAACTCGATCTGCATGCACCCGTTGATTTATTGGCGGTGAGCGAATGAGCCTGGCACTTCGCATCGTCGGAACGACATGCATGGTTGTAGCCTTTGCATTTGCGTCTCGTCAGGCCGCGAATGTGGGCAATTCGTCTTCTGAACGGGCCGTAAACGAGACGTTGCGAGTCGAGACTTTACCAGAACCCATGACACAAGTTGGAGTGCAGGCAGCGCAACAGCGCCAGCTGGATGCCGAGCCAATCCTCAACAGACCTCTGTTTGAACCATCTCGGCGGCCTTTCACATCGGAAGAACCGGCAGTCTCGGAACCGATTTTGGACGAAGTGGCCGACCCAACTGAAGACGTTTTTGTGGAAGTAAGTCTTCAGTTGCCGCCGGAGATTTCGCTTCAAGGCTTGCTCATTCGTGATGGTCAGCCCTTGGCGCTCCTCTCAGTTTCGGGTGCAGATTATGACTGGTATGCAGTTGGATCTGAGTTCGATGGATGGGTTCTGAACCGAGTGGAGGCGGACGCGGTGGAGATTGGACAGGGCGACGAAGTGATACGGGTGGAGTTATATCAATGAGTAAGTCAGGCAGATTTCCCCGAGTTGGGATTGCAATCGTCAGTCTATTCCTGGCGGCCTGCGGGTCTGAGAGTAATCAAAGCACCTCACCTCTCCTGGCAAACCAAACGACTCGTGGGAACGACAATGCAAATTCTAGTTTTGCGACATTTTCAGCCAGCTTGAACGGGAGATCCGGAGACCGCAGAGCGCTAGGAACAGGGGAGTTTTTGGGGCAACCAGGCGGCCAATCGACCCGACTGATAGCTGCGAGTGATGACGGATCCTTTTCGCTAAACCTCGTTAATGTGCCAATCTCGCAAGCCGCAAATGCAGTTTTGGGAGAGGCGCTTGAACGCAGCTTTACAGTTTCACCAGATGTTAGCGGAGCCATCACACTACAGACCACCCGTCCGCTTTCTGAGGCTGACCTACTAGAGACATTTCAGACAGTCCTGGAGTTGAACGGCGCCACGCTTGAGCAATCGGGCGATCTCGTTACGATTGTCCCGCTATCAGGCGCTCCACAACGCATCGGCGTTTTGGGGGACCCATCTGCGATAGATGCCAGAACAGTTGCCGTACCCCTCCAGCATATCGGAACCGCTGAGATGATCCGTCTGTTGGCGCCGATTGCTGGTCCGTCTGTAGGGCTGCAACCCATTCCAAGCCGCGGTATTCTGTTGGTCTCGGGCTCACGCGGCGAAATCAATGCAGCGATCGAGGCAATCAATCTCTTTGACGTTGATGTCTTGAGTGGAAAATCCGTCGGCCTATTCCGGCTGTCGGCCGCTGAGCCGGAAGCCGTTGTGGGTGAACTTAACGAGATTTTTGAGACCGGAGCCGGCGGCAGCCTCGAGGACGTTGTGACTTTTATTCCATCACAACGATTGGGCGCCATCATCGTCGTCACCTCGCGAGGGCGCTACCTAAGTGAAGCAGAGCGATGGATTCGTGATCTTGATCGAGCTGCAGGGGGCATCCAAAGACGACCTGTCGTCTACGCGCTGCAAAATCGTGACGCTGTTGATCTTGCACCCGTCCTAACCGAAATGCTCGCACAGGATTCGGCAGAGGGCACCCCAACCGCTGGTATTGGAAGCGCTCGTATAGTAGCGGATGACACGAACAACTCGATTGTGGTGTGGGGGAACGATACTGAGCAAGAAGCATTCGCGCGCTTGATCCAATCACTCGATACGCCACCTGTTCAGGTTCTGCTTGAGGCGACCATCGCGGAGGTGAGCCTCAATGATCAACTCAATTTCGGTTTACGCTGGTTCTTCGAGAACGGCGACCTGAGGGGAACGTTCTCGGATGCATCTAATGGAGCCGTCGCCGCCACGTTTCCTGGGTTGTCCTTCACATTTCAAGGCGCGTCCGCAGCGGTTGCCATAAACGCACTGTCCTCAATCACCGATGTGAACGTCGTTTCATCTCCGAGTATTCTTGTCCTCGACAACCAAGAAGCGCGGTTGCAGATCGGCGACGAAGTTCCGATTGCAACACAGCAGGTTCGGGATGTTTCGGATCCTGCATCCCCAATCGTGAACACGATTTCCTTTCGGGATACCGGTATCATTCTGACAGTGCGACCTCGCGTGTCGGAATCCGGGCGCGTTATCCTCGATATCGAGCAAGAGGTGAGTAGCGTTTCGACCACCACAACATCTGGCATCGATAGCCCGACGATCTCCCAGCGGCGGATCGATACCAGCGTCTCGATACTGAATGGTCAGACAATTGCGCTAGGCGGTTTGATCGAAGAGAGTCGCAATAGGACCAATTCTCGCGTGCCGGTTGCTGGAGAGATCCCAGTGCTTGGTGCGCTGTTTCGCAATCGCAGTGATCGCACGACAAGAACGGAGTTGCTGATTTTGATCACGCCGCGCGGGTGGTTCGCAGTGGCGCCGAAGCGCAATCCGTAACAGACGAACTGCGCCAGCGCCTGCAAGACACCAACAGCTTGGTGCGCCAAGGCGTTCCAGCTTTGTCGGATGAACACCGGATATTCCAGTAACCTTTCTCAAACAAGCCAAATGCCGAGCTATAGCTACACAGCAATCAATAGTGATGGTTTGACAGAAACAAGCTCTCTGCGGGCGGCGGACTTGGGCGATGCCCTCTCCATTTTGTCGTCACACGGCCTTACGCCAATTGCAGTCAAAGAGGGTCATACGGTAGATTCTTGGTGGAACCGTGACATCACCTCTCTCGGCGCCAGCCGATCAGCTCGGTCGCAAGACCTGGAAGACTTCTTTAACACGTTTTCAGTTCTGCTTAAGGCAAAGCTACCCCTGACCAATGCGTTACGCTTCTGCGAAGATCGCAGCCGACGGCGTGCGTTTCGTAGGGATTTGCGCAGCATTCGCGATGCAGTTGAAAATGGCGCTTCTCTATCTGGAAGCGCTCGCGCAGATCGGTGCTGTGTTCCCGCTGCGGTATCGGGTATTGCTCGAGCTTGGCGAGAAAGCGAATGACCTTGAAAAGGCATCAGCCGATGCCGCCGATATGTTGCGACAAGAAGGAAGCTATCGCCGACAGATCATTTCAGCACTTGTTTACCCAAGTATACTTGCCGTTGTATCTTTGCTGGTCTTGGGGGTTTTGGTCTTTATTCTTGCACCCACTTTGGCGCCCGTCTTCGACGCTATGGGGCGCACGCCACCTCTGATGATCCGGGTCTTATCTGCATTGAATGAAACACTTACATCCAACTCGGCAATCTTGATACTGCCGATTGGTTGTCTGCTCGCTCTGGCAGGATTTTTAACTACGAAGTCTGGTAAAGTCTTGAAGGCGATCCGTAACATCGTACCGATGGCCAAAAGGTATCACCGGCAGCGTCAAACGTATCAGCTTTGCCGAACCATGGCCGTTCTACTGAAGAGCGGGGCGCCTCTTCTACAGACGCTAGAGGCCGTTTCTGCGTCCATAACGGATGTGGAATTCGCGAACCATATCGGGAGAGTGAAAGATGAGGTGTCAGCAGGCGCAGAACTGGAAGAGGTATTGGGACGAAGCGACCTCATAGATCCGATAGCGCGTGCCTTGCTACAAGTCGGACACCAAGCAAATGCGTTGCCAGATGTTCTCAAGATTGTAGCAGACGACCTTGGGGCAAAAACCAACGAGACTACCGCGCGCGCCGTCAAACTGGTGACGCCAATCCTGACTCTTCTCATCGGCCTTGGGGTCGGATCAGTTATCCTGTCGACACTTTCCGCCATTATGGATCTAAATGACATCGCATTCTGATCAAAAAAGAAATCGGCGCGCTGGATTTACGCTGCTTGAGATCATGGTCGTCTTGGTGATCTTATCTGCCATTTTGACGATTTCTATGACAACGCTGACTCGCCCGTCAGATCGACTCGCTATGAGACAGGACATTGCAGTGATACGTCAAGAAGCCACACAGCTTCGCAGCGAGGCGATCCGCAATGGTATGGAGCGCACTTTGTCTTTTAAGGGATGCGACGGCGCCCAACTCGTATCAGTCAGATTCTTCCCTGACGGAACGGCCTCTGGAGACGACATATGCCTTGAGCATGGGGAAGACATGGTGCGCCTGCGAGTCGAGCGTTTGACGGGTCGTTTGGTTCTTATTGGAGACCAGTTTGAGCGCTAAATCAGCAGGGTACTCGCTTCTCGAAGTCTTGATCGCATTTTTTGTCATGGCAACGGTATTGGCGGTGCTCATACCAGAGCAAGGCGGGTTGCTACAAAGAGGGAGACAATCTCAGGCTGAGACCTTAGCATATGATTACGCGCGCTCTGTAATAGCTTCCAGGTCTGTCTCTCGAGAACTGCAGCCGGGCTCCGAACGTTTCGATTACAGAGATTGGTCGGTTGATGTGGCTCTGGAAGAACTAAGCATATCTACTGGACCTATGACGGTGTTCAGGATCGAGGTCCGGGTGAGCGGCTCCAATGGCAGAGCGTTGGCGCATGCGCAGGGGATGATCACTCGATGATGATCGGTGCCCAAAGACCATCGAAAAAGACAAGGCGCGCGGGATTTACGCTCTTGGAACTGCTGGTGGCTCTTGCCCTTCTGGCTTT includes:
- a CDS encoding PilN domain-containing protein produces the protein MRRFQASSRLIVRLLQLCRAVFFAEPLARPAFFVDEVEAPIVTPRGIALPTAILSGSFEQATTKMDVCVDLFLPEESALQRTLQLPPAVEHRLDEVIKLDLIRSTPFVLGEIYTTRSKPIIENCELTVEQWIVKTATIDAVVDRLGAIGLAVKQVRLHHPLAKVPFVDLTGRLAPNQRRWQLTNIALFAGALLMLLYVWLVPSLETSNRLVSIQAENAGLLARAVDEMQALEMLESEAGEQRALTAFLFDRRRLMEALSDLTEAMPDSVWVSDLTFTPERLVLAGNTSGSAASVVLLLSEITVFADPRISGPVTRTATGEERFELTIDLLEPPS
- the gspM gene encoding type II secretion system protein GspM, whose product is MKRIAKRYIWIAFALAGFTLAVVLVVVPALQWRAGIEATYENERHEQVRLIGQIRELEIRRARLSQDEGQIPLWEAARIGEANARIQQALGRIGDESGLSFQSVIPSNPGDVPLVTSVGFRVEIEGTFDRIVSLLGRLESHSPPLLIERATLRRLSRPGERSSQPLLMVQLDLHAPVDLLAVSE
- the gspD gene encoding type II secretion system secretin GspD, giving the protein MSKSGRFPRVGIAIVSLFLAACGSESNQSTSPLLANQTTRGNDNANSSFATFSASLNGRSGDRRALGTGEFLGQPGGQSTRLIAASDDGSFSLNLVNVPISQAANAVLGEALERSFTVSPDVSGAITLQTTRPLSEADLLETFQTVLELNGATLEQSGDLVTIVPLSGAPQRIGVLGDPSAIDARTVAVPLQHIGTAEMIRLLAPIAGPSVGLQPIPSRGILLVSGSRGEINAAIEAINLFDVDVLSGKSVGLFRLSAAEPEAVVGELNEIFETGAGGSLEDVVTFIPSQRLGAIIVVTSRGRYLSEAERWIRDLDRAAGGIQRRPVVYALQNRDAVDLAPVLTEMLAQDSAEGTPTAGIGSARIVADDTNNSIVVWGNDTEQEAFARLIQSLDTPPVQVLLEATIAEVSLNDQLNFGLRWFFENGDLRGTFSDASNGAVAATFPGLSFTFQGASAAVAINALSSITDVNVVSSPSILVLDNQEARLQIGDEVPIATQQVRDVSDPASPIVNTISFRDTGIILTVRPRVSESGRVILDIEQEVSSVSTTTTSGIDSPTISQRRIDTSVSILNGQTIALGGLIEESRNRTNSRVPVAGEIPVLGALFRNRSDRTTRTELLILITPRGWFAVAPKRNP
- a CDS encoding type II secretion system F family protein encodes the protein MPSYSYTAINSDGLTETSSLRAADLGDALSILSSHGLTPIAVKEGHTVDSWWNRDITSLGASRSARSQDLEDFFNTFSVLLKAKLPLTNALRFCEDRSRRRAFRRDLRSIRDAVENGASLSGSARADRCCVPAAVSGIARAWRESE
- a CDS encoding type II secretion system F family protein is translated as MALLYLEALAQIGAVFPLRYRVLLELGEKANDLEKASADAADMLRQEGSYRRQIISALVYPSILAVVSLLVLGVLVFILAPTLAPVFDAMGRTPPLMIRVLSALNETLTSNSAILILPIGCLLALAGFLTTKSGKVLKAIRNIVPMAKRYHRQRQTYQLCRTMAVLLKSGAPLLQTLEAVSASITDVEFANHIGRVKDEVSAGAELEEVLGRSDLIDPIARALLQVGHQANALPDVLKIVADDLGAKTNETTARAVKLVTPILTLLIGLGVGSVILSTLSAIMDLNDIAF